The Spirochaetota bacterium DNA segment CGAAGAAGCCCTTCGGTACGACAGCGTTGGCGGCGCCGAATTCACGTTCGAGCGGCGGCACGAGCGCATCGATGACGTTGCCGCTCGGGAGTTCCTGGCGGTACATCTTCTTCATCGCGTCCGAGAAGAGCCGCTGTGAGAGCGATACGGCATAGCGCTCCTTCCCTTGCGCAATGAGGTTCACTTTGCGTTCGGCGTGAGCGGACCGCACCGCCTTTATATCGAAGTACGCAGGCGCGTCGGCGGAGACGATGAGCACACGCGCAGCCGACCTGTCATGGAACGCCTGCATGAGCGCGCTGCAGATATTGCGTTCCGCATAGTAGCGCACACCGCGGGCACGCCAGCCGCCGGAGCAGTATTCCGCCACGACAGAACTGCTCGTACCGTCGATGACCGATACGGCATCCGCCTTTGCAAGAACGGCATTATTGAGCGCATAATCGATGAAGCGCATCCTCCCGCCGAACGGGAGCATGGGCATGCCGCCGAAGGCGAGTTTCGACAGCATGGAATTATCCAGGCCGGCGCAGATGAATACCGCGAGCGTATCCGCCATGCTAAGAGCCCCACAGCGCGCGGATATTTTCATGATACGGCGGACGGAGCACACCGTCCTCGGTGATGATGCCGGTGATATGCTCGGCCGGGGCAACATCGAAGGCGGGGTTATACACGGCAATGCCGTCCGGCGCTATCTGCCTGCCGCCCCAATGCGTTATCTCTTTCGCGTCGCGCTCCTCAATGGGAATGGCATCGCCCGAAGTGATGGAAAGGTCGAACGTCGACCGCGGTGCTGCGATGTAAAAAGGGATGCGGTGATGTTTCGCGAGCACCGAGAGACCGTAGGTACCGACCTTATTCGCAGAATCCCCGTTACCCGCCACCCGGTCGGCGCCGGTGATGACCTTGGTTACCCCTTTGGTCTTCATCACAATACCGGCCATGCCGTCGGTAATGAGCGTGACATCGATACCGTTCTTCGATAATTCATAGGTGGTGAGGCGCGCGCCCTGCAACAGCGGCCGGGTCTCAAGGGAATATACCTTCACGCGTTTGCCCTGTTCTTTCGCCATATAGATGCATGCGAGCGCGCTGCCGATACCTGCAGTGGCGAGCGACCCCGCATTGCATATCGTCATTATCACATCGCCGTCGGCAATGAGCGCCGCCCCTGCGATGCCGAGTTTTCTGCCGAGCGTCATATCCTCATCTGCGATGCGGTCCGCTTCGGCGCGCATGGCATCGATAAGGACACCATTCTCCGTGCCTGTATACCCGTTCACCACGGCACGCTGCCGGTCCAATGCAAAGAAGAGATTCACCGCCGTAGGGCGCGTTGCGGCGAGTTCGTCTATGGCTGCGAGTATCGATCTCCTGCATTCGGCGAACGGCTTTGCGCTGAACTGATACGCTGCGACCACGGCACCGTATCCTGCCGCCACGCCGATCGCGGGTGCCCCGCGGACCTTGAGCTGTCGTATCGCCGTGCATACTGCCCGATAATCGTCATACGCATCGACGACATATTCCATCGGCAGCTTCGTCTGATCTATGAAAAAAAGTTTTTCGTCCTTGAACGTAATGAGCCGATCCATGCGGGCGTTTCCTTGCCTCTGTGTGTAAGCCAATACTACTGGTATCGGCCTGAAAAGTCAAACAATGCGTTTTTCATAGGTCATCGCGCCGCCGCTCTGCATGCTGTCCATGATGTCGTTCACTATCTCATCGCAGCGTTCGTTCCCGTGATGCCCGGCATGCCCTTCCACCCACTGCCATCGGACGTGATGCCGCTCCGCCGCCTTCTGGAGGGCTTCCCACAGATCGCGGTTCTCGACGGGCTTCTTATCCGACTTTTTCCAGCCGCGCTTCATCCATCCGTGTATCCACTGCGTCATGCCCTTGACCACATAGGTGCTGTCGCTCATGAGCGTGACCTCGCAGCTCTCGGTAAGGCGTTTGAGCGATGCAACGGCAGCGCTCAATTCCATGCGATTGTTCGTCGTTACGCGTTCGCCGCCGCCGATCTCAAGCTTCATATGCGATGGCAGGTCCTCGATGACCGCGCCCCATGCACCGATGCCGGGATTGCCGCGGCAGCCGCCGTCGGTATGGATGATCACACGACGCATCGATCACCGTTCACGGTTGCGGAAGAATCTCGACCGCAGGTAATTCGCCTGCAGTTTGCGAATGAGCAGGTTCACGACACCCGCCATCGGCACGGCGATGAGTATCCCCACCACATTGAAGAAATAGCCGCACAGTATCGTCGAGAGTATGATGATGACCGGCGAGAGCTTCACCTGACGCCCGAGCACGAGCGGTGTTATCACCCAGGAATCGAGCACCTGGCCGATCACATAGATGACGGCGACCTTTATCACGCCGACGATCATGACACTGTCCGCAGAGAATGCGGCGACCACGAACGTCGGAATGACGATAAAGCCTCCGACGATAGGGACCATATTGAATACGCCGCGGATTATCGAAAGGAGCAGGCCGTAACGGACACCGGTGACAAGGAACATGAGGAAGAACACGATCGCAATGATGGTCGACGAGAGCAGGATGCCGAAGAGATAATCATGCACCACACGCTCGGTCCGGGCTATGAACGCGCGTATCTCCGTCTCATAGGAACGGGGGATGAACCGCGAGAAGAACTGCCGGAAGCGATCGAAATCCAGGAGCAGCAGAAAGACGATTATCGGCGTCGCTATGATATAAAGCAATCGAAGCAGAATGGCGCCGACACCGCGGGTGATGTTCGCAAAAAAATTATCAACAATATGCATTATCGAGGTCGATGCCCAGCCGGTGAGGAATCCCGGGCTCATGTCGATATCATACGCCGGCAATCCTGCCGATTTCAATGTCGCATTTATGAAATTCATCGCTGAAACAACGAAACGCTCAAGGCTCGAAAGATACAGCGGCAGGTTCGACAGGAACCCCGATCCCTCGCGGACGAACACCGGCACAACGAGCGCGACCAGTCCCGCGATGGCGAAGAATATCGGGAAGAACGCAAGGGCAACAGCGAGCATATGCGGGATGCGCTTGATATGCCGCTCGATGAACTTCACGATGGGGTGCATGAGATAGGCGATGACGACGGCGAGTATGAACGGCGTTACGATGGCGGCCGTTTTCGACAGGAACCAAAGGCCGAAGAGCGTTGTGAGGGTTATGAGGAGTATCTTCGCCCAGCTGTATCGAAGGAACGGCAGGAGCATTGCGGCGCTGACGAGATAGAGCAGTATCGGCGACCGAAGGATATCGATACGGAAGGCGAAGATCACGAGGAGCGCTCCGATGACGGCGATAAGAAGCACATTGCCGCTGATGAGCAGTCCGACATTGTCGTTCGAACGCCGCTCAGGGAGCTTATCACCGTCTTTTTTTCGGCCGAACTTGAAGAACATAGCTCACTCCTCAGAGAGAACACCCTTTATACGTATGAGCTCCTTCCAGAGGGAAGCGGCCTTTGCAAGGGGGAACATCGTCGCCGCATCGGACAGACCCTTCTCCGGCTCCGGATGCACTTCCATGAACACACCGTCAATGCCTGCGGCAACGGCCGCACGCGCCAGGTTCGGTATGAACTCGCGCCCGCCGCCCGACACCCCGCTCGCGGCCGAGGGGAGCTGCACCGAGTGCGTCGCATCGAAAATGACCGGTGCGTATCGGCGCATGATGACAAGATTCCTCATATCGACGACGAGATTATTGTAGCCGAACGAATTGCCGCGCTCGGTCAGGAGCAGTCGCTTCTCCGACGCAGCGTCCGAACATTTCTCCGCAATGAAGCGGGCGTCATCCCCGGAGAGGAATTGCCCTTTTTTCACGTTCACTGCACGGCCGGTCTCGGCGGCGGCGCGGAGCAGATCGGTCTGGCGCGAGAGGAAAGCCGGTATCTGTATGATATCGGCAACGCGCGCAGCTTCCGGCGCATCGGCAGCGGTATGTATATCGGTCACTATCGGGAGCCCGGTACGCTTCTTCACCTCGGCAAGTATGGCAAGGCCGTCCTTCATCCCCGCCCCGCGATACGATGACTTCGATGTACGGTTCGCCTTGTCATAGGAAGCCTTGAACACAAGCGTGATATTGAGCTCGCGCTTGATGGCAAGAAGCTCGGTCGCTATGGCATGGGTCATAACCGCGCTTTCGATGACGCAGGGCCCGGCGATAAAGAGGAGCTCGCGTCCGCCTGCGGTGATATTATTGTAGTTGAATCGCATGGCACGTCCGATGTATCAGGATACTGTATTCTATCATGCGCTATCATATGCCGCAAGGAGCGAAGGGTCGAGGTGTGTGACTTTCCATTGTGGTAACGCAGCGAAATAATTGCATGAGGCCGGAATCAGCAGCCAGACACGAATTACACTAATTTCCACGAATTATTCGTGGTTATTCGTGCAATTCGTGTCTATCCCTCTTAATTTGGCGTCAATCGATCAGAGCATTTCACCTACAAAAAAATTCACTCACAGGGGCGAGCCGCCGCCGGCGTGAACGAAATAATCGCACTTTTTTCCTCTTCATGCGTTATAGAGGAAGCGGAGCCCGGTACGGGCCGGATACCGCGAACATAGGGAGCATGACGATGAACATCAATGTCAAGGACGCGCTCGCCGAGCTTGACCGCGTCACTGCCGAACGATTGGCGCGGGAGAACAAGACCGCTTTAATGAAAAAGATAGATGGCTTGCCTGAACTGGATCGCTCGGTGTTCCTCCTTCGGGCGCAGAAACGCTCATATATCGAGATAGCACATCATCTCCGGCGTCCGCTGCTCGATATCAAATGCGCCATGTGGGATGCCGTTGCGGCGCTCTCAGCGAACGCACAGGCCGGTTCGGAAAAGAACTAAGCGTTCTCCCAGGGCCTGGCGGCAAGATACCCGACTATCTCGGGGACTATCGCCGACAGCGGAAGTACTTTATCGGCGGCGCCAAGTCCGATGGCCACGCGCGGCATGCCGAATACGGTCGATGTCTCCCTGTCCTGCGCAATGGTGAACGCACCGCTTTCGTGCAGCCGGTGCAGCCCCTTCGCACCGTCGCTCCCCATGCCCGTCATGAGCACGCCGACGGCGGAACCCGACAGCGTCTTCCCGATCGAATCAAAAAGATAATCCGCACTGGGAACATGCCCGGACACGAGCTTTGCATCCTCGGCGACGGCAAATATCCTTCCGCCATGCTCGGACACGCCCAGATGACGATCTCCCGGGGCGATGTAGACGGCGCCAGCCTTCAATTCCTCCCCATGCTCGGCCTTCTTAACGATGAGCGTGCAGATATCGCCGAGACTCTCCGCGAACGATTGCACGAAATCATCCGGTATATGCTGCACGAGCAGAACGGGGAGCGGGAAGTCCTTCGGGAACTGCGGGAACATGACGCGCAGCGCGCGCGGACCGCCGGTGGATATCCCTATCGCGAGCACGCGCGGGAATTTCTTTTTCACGTGTGCCGGAACGGGCGCCGGTGCCGGAGATGCCGCCGTCTCTTTTGCCGGCGCTTTTCGTTCGTGTACCGCCGGCGGATCGATATTGACATCCCGATCGCTCAGGTGGGCGATGGCCTTCACCTTCTCTATTATCTCGCTCGCGGAGCGTTCTATGTCAACAGAAATACTGCCCGACGGCTTATGGACGATGTCGAGCGCGCCGAGCGCAAGGGCTTCTATGGCGATGCGGCTCCCCGCCTTCGTCAATGCGCTCACCATGAGGACACGCACGGCGGCCTTCTCTTCTTTCAAGCGTGCGAGAAGGTCAAGGCCGTTCATCACCGGCATTTCCACATCGAGTGTTACGACATCCGGGGACTTTTCCTTTATCTTTCGGAGTGCTATCTCGCCGTTCTGCGCGTAATCGACCACTTCTATTTCGCCGTCTGCGGAAAGCAGCCGCCCGATCATTTTCCGCATGAGGGACGAATCATCAACGATGAGAACACGTATTTTTCCCATGGAGGTCACACTTCGAACGCCAGTTTCGAGTGGCGGTCCTCTATCGGTATCACATAACGGCCGGTAAAACACGCGTCACAGAGCCCGTCGCCGGTGGACGACGCCGCCTCATGGAGACCTTCCAGCGAAAGATACGCGAGCGAATCCGCGCCGATGGACCGGGCTATCTCTTCCGTGCTTTTTTTATTGGCGATAAGCTCTTCGCAGGTGCCGAAATCGATGCCGTAGAAGCAGGGGAATTTCACCTTGGGGCTGGCTACGCGGAAATGCACCTCTTTTACGCCGGCAGAACGGAGCATCTTGATGATGCGCATCGATGTCGTTCCGCGCACGATGGAATCCTCGACAAGGACGATGCGTTTCCCCTCGAGGAGTTTCGCTATCGGCGCGAATTTGAGGCGCACACCGAGCCCGCGTATGGCCTGTGACGGCTCAATGAACGTACGTCCGACATAATGGCTCCTTACAAGCCCCATGGTGAACGGTATGCCGCTCTTATCGCTGAAGCCGAGCGCCGCGGGAACGCCCGAATCGGGCACCGGCACGACAAGGTCGGCGTCCACCGTCGATTCTGCGGCAAGCCGTACGCCGGATTTATATCGCACGCTGTGCACGCTTTTCCCGAGCACATTGCTGCTCGGTTTTGCGAAGTACACGTATTCAAAAAGGCACATGCGTTCGCTCGTTTCCTTGAACGGGAAATCGGAACGCAGCTCATTGCTCGCAAGATCGATCGATATGACCTCGCCGGCTTTTATGTCGCGGACGAACGATGCGCCGATCATATCGAAGGCCGATGTTTCGCTCGCCAGCACGTACGAATCGCCCAGGCGCCCGAGCGCAAGCGGGCGTATCCCGTGCGGGTCGCGTGCCGCAAGAAGATGGCCCTTCGTGAGTATCATGTAGCAGTACGCGCCCTCAATCTGCTTAAGCCCCTCGATGAACGCCATCACGATGTTCTTTTCCCGCGAATGCGCCATGAGGTGTATGATTATCTCGCTGTCCGTCGTAGTGTGGAATATCGATCCGTCGAATTCGAGGCGATCACGGAGCGATTTTGCATTGACGAGGTTGCCGTTGAGCCCAACCGCGAGCGTTCCGCGATTGGACATCATAACGAGCGGCTGCGCGTTCATGAGGTTCGATCCGCCCGTCGTGCTGTAGCGTACATGCCCAATGGCCGCGGTGCCGGTGAGCGTACGGAGATTATCCTCGGTGAAGAAATCGCCGACCTTGCCCTGCCCTACCGCCTTGACGATCTTGGTGAGGTCCGAAACGGCTATGCCGCATGATTCCTGTCCGCGATGCTGCAGCCCATGAAGGCCGAGATAGGCGTAATTCGCCGCTTCATTATTTGCCGTTATTCCGAAAACACCGCATTCATCATTCTTTTCTTCGGCAGTCGATGAGCGCACGAATGTATCCTTTTTTTATGTGAGACTGTTATTATACAAAACATCGGCGATTTATCAAGCTCGGCCCTTCCTACACTCTGACCTTCCCCTGTCGAAGCACTCGCTTACCGATGCAATCATATATCGTTGACGGTGCCGCATCGACAATATCGCCGCCGTCGATGATGATATCGACCTTCTCTTCATACCGCTTCACGAGCTCACGCACGGAGGTTATCAGCGGCGCACCTGC contains these protein-coding regions:
- the mtnA gene encoding S-methyl-5-thioribose-1-phosphate isomerase → MDRLITFKDEKLFFIDQTKLPMEYVVDAYDDYRAVCTAIRQLKVRGAPAIGVAAGYGAVVAAYQFSAKPFAECRRSILAAIDELAATRPTAVNLFFALDRQRAVVNGYTGTENGVLIDAMRAEADRIADEDMTLGRKLGIAGAALIADGDVIMTICNAGSLATAGIGSALACIYMAKEQGKRVKVYSLETRPLLQGARLTTYELSKNGIDVTLITDGMAGIVMKTKGVTKVITGADRVAGNGDSANKVGTYGLSVLAKHHRIPFYIAAPRSTFDLSITSGDAIPIEERDAKEITHWGGRQIAPDGIAVYNPAFDVAPAEHITGIITEDGVLRPPYHENIRALWGS
- the rnhA gene encoding ribonuclease HI — its product is MRRVIIHTDGGCRGNPGIGAWGAVIEDLPSHMKLEIGGGERVTTNNRMELSAAVASLKRLTESCEVTLMSDSTYVVKGMTQWIHGWMKRGWKKSDKKPVENRDLWEALQKAAERHHVRWQWVEGHAGHHGNERCDEIVNDIMDSMQSGGAMTYEKRIV
- a CDS encoding AI-2E family transporter — its product is MFFKFGRKKDGDKLPERRSNDNVGLLISGNVLLIAVIGALLVIFAFRIDILRSPILLYLVSAAMLLPFLRYSWAKILLITLTTLFGLWFLSKTAAIVTPFILAVVIAYLMHPIVKFIERHIKRIPHMLAVALAFFPIFFAIAGLVALVVPVFVREGSGFLSNLPLYLSSLERFVVSAMNFINATLKSAGLPAYDIDMSPGFLTGWASTSIMHIVDNFFANITRGVGAILLRLLYIIATPIIVFLLLLDFDRFRQFFSRFIPRSYETEIRAFIARTERVVHDYLFGILLSSTIIAIVFFLMFLVTGVRYGLLLSIIRGVFNMVPIVGGFIVIPTFVVAAFSADSVMIVGVIKVAVIYVIGQVLDSWVITPLVLGRQVKLSPVIIILSTILCGYFFNVVGILIAVPMAGVVNLLIRKLQANYLRSRFFRNRER
- the kdsA gene encoding 3-deoxy-8-phosphooctulonate synthase; the encoded protein is MRFNYNNITAGGRELLFIAGPCVIESAVMTHAIATELLAIKRELNITLVFKASYDKANRTSKSSYRGAGMKDGLAILAEVKKRTGLPIVTDIHTAADAPEAARVADIIQIPAFLSRQTDLLRAAAETGRAVNVKKGQFLSGDDARFIAEKCSDAASEKRLLLTERGNSFGYNNLVVDMRNLVIMRRYAPVIFDATHSVQLPSAASGVSGGGREFIPNLARAAVAAGIDGVFMEVHPEPEKGLSDAATMFPLAKAASLWKELIRIKGVLSEE
- a CDS encoding chemotaxis response regulator protein-glutamate methylesterase yields the protein MGKIRVLIVDDSSLMRKMIGRLLSADGEIEVVDYAQNGEIALRKIKEKSPDVVTLDVEMPVMNGLDLLARLKEEKAAVRVLMVSALTKAGSRIAIEALALGALDIVHKPSGSISVDIERSASEIIEKVKAIAHLSDRDVNIDPPAVHERKAPAKETAASPAPAPVPAHVKKKFPRVLAIGISTGGPRALRVMFPQFPKDFPLPVLLVQHIPDDFVQSFAESLGDICTLIVKKAEHGEELKAGAVYIAPGDRHLGVSEHGGRIFAVAEDAKLVSGHVPSADYLFDSIGKTLSGSAVGVLMTGMGSDGAKGLHRLHESGAFTIAQDRETSTVFGMPRVAIGLGAADKVLPLSAIVPEIVGYLAARPWENA
- the purF gene encoding amidophosphoribosyltransferase; protein product: MRSSTAEEKNDECGVFGITANNEAANYAYLGLHGLQHRGQESCGIAVSDLTKIVKAVGQGKVGDFFTEDNLRTLTGTAAIGHVRYSTTGGSNLMNAQPLVMMSNRGTLAVGLNGNLVNAKSLRDRLEFDGSIFHTTTDSEIIIHLMAHSREKNIVMAFIEGLKQIEGAYCYMILTKGHLLAARDPHGIRPLALGRLGDSYVLASETSAFDMIGASFVRDIKAGEVISIDLASNELRSDFPFKETSERMCLFEYVYFAKPSSNVLGKSVHSVRYKSGVRLAAESTVDADLVVPVPDSGVPAALGFSDKSGIPFTMGLVRSHYVGRTFIEPSQAIRGLGVRLKFAPIAKLLEGKRIVLVEDSIVRGTTSMRIIKMLRSAGVKEVHFRVASPKVKFPCFYGIDFGTCEELIANKKSTEEIARSIGADSLAYLSLEGLHEAASSTGDGLCDACFTGRYVIPIEDRHSKLAFEV